The Pseudomonas iranensis genome includes a window with the following:
- a CDS encoding MbtH family protein, protein MTSVFDREDILFQVVVNHEEQYSIWPDYKAVPQGWRTVGKSGLKKECLAYIEEVWTDMRPLSLRQKMDAQVAAQ, encoded by the coding sequence ATGACGTCAGTATTCGACCGCGAGGACATCCTCTTTCAGGTCGTGGTCAACCACGAAGAGCAATACTCGATCTGGCCCGATTACAAAGCCGTGCCCCAAGGCTGGCGCACCGTGGGCAAGAGCGGCCTGAAAAAGGAATGCCTGGCCTATATCGAAGAAGTCTGGACCGACATGCGCCCATTGAGCCTGCGCCAGAAGATGGATGCGCAAGTCGCGGCGCAATAA
- a CDS encoding metal ABC transporter substrate-binding protein, with amino-acid sequence MAFSLRNLTLAMALCGVVCTPLMAAETAKPVRVLASLPITYGLGEALLKGTNVNLERAAPANLPGSRQTAYFTGRGAPALSKLATDADAVIGLRSLWADDPLYPIARRSNIRIVEVDAARPVDGALPGIAVQPGLQVDGLNSQPWLASNNMGRMADVTAADLVRLAPSAKPAIEANLAALKQRLLKLSADTEARLAEADNLSVMSLSDHFGYLIGSLNLELAGQDARPDADWTPEELKKLTATLKDNDVAVVLHHRQPAEPVKAAIAESGSRLVVLSTDAADPLAELEGNVDLLLKGLSGA; translated from the coding sequence ATGGCTTTTTCATTGCGTAACCTGACTCTGGCCATGGCCCTGTGTGGCGTGGTCTGCACTCCGTTGATGGCGGCTGAAACTGCGAAACCGGTGCGCGTTCTGGCCTCGTTACCGATCACCTATGGATTGGGCGAAGCATTGCTCAAGGGCACGAACGTCAACCTCGAACGTGCGGCGCCGGCCAACCTTCCGGGTAGCCGTCAGACTGCGTATTTCACCGGCCGTGGCGCTCCGGCGCTGAGCAAACTGGCCACCGACGCGGACGCGGTAATCGGTCTGCGTTCGCTGTGGGCCGATGATCCGCTGTACCCGATCGCGCGGCGCAGCAATATCCGTATCGTCGAAGTCGACGCTGCGCGCCCGGTCGACGGCGCCCTGCCCGGCATCGCCGTGCAGCCGGGCCTGCAGGTTGATGGCCTGAACAGTCAGCCATGGCTGGCGAGCAACAACATGGGGCGCATGGCCGATGTGACGGCCGCAGACCTGGTGCGCTTGGCGCCGAGCGCCAAGCCTGCAATCGAAGCCAACCTGGCGGCGTTGAAACAGCGTTTGCTGAAACTCAGCGCGGACACCGAAGCGCGTCTGGCCGAAGCGGACAACCTGAGCGTGATGAGCCTGAGCGATCACTTCGGCTATCTGATTGGCAGCCTCAACCTTGAACTGGCCGGACAGGATGCGCGTCCCGATGCCGATTGGACGCCAGAGGAGTTGAAGAAGCTGACAGCGACGCTCAAGGACAATGACGTGGCGGTGGTGCTGCACCATCGCCAGCCAGCGGAGCCGGTGAAAGCAGCGATTGCCGAATCCGGCAGCCGCCTGGTGGTGTTGAGTACCGATGCGGCGGATCCGCTGGCGGAGCTGGAGGGGAATGTGGATTTGTTGCTCAAGGGGTTGAGCGGAGCGTAG
- a CDS encoding aspartate aminotransferase family protein, whose amino-acid sequence MSVATSLIEASSARVASAPAETLFEFNESPLLARQSRQESNARSYPRRIPLALKRAKGLYVEDVEGRTFIDCLAGAGTLALGHNHPVVIEAIQQVLADELPLHTLDLTTPVKDQFVQDLFGLLPTELAAQAKIQFCGPTGTDAVEAALKLVRTATGRSTVLSFSGGYHGMSQGALSLMGSLGPKKPLGALLSNGVQFMPFPYDYRCPFGLGGAAGVNANLSYLENLLNDPEAGVQLPAAVIVEAVQGEGGVIPADVEWLRGLRRITEKAGVALIVDEIQSGFARTGKMFAFEHAGIVPDVVVLSKAIGGSLPLAVVVYRDWLDTWQPGAHAGTFRGNQMAMAAGSAVMRYLVEHKVCEHAAAMGDRLSEHLHILQRDFPQMGDIRGRGLMLGVELVDPNSAPDALGHPPAFARLAPLVQRECLKRGLILELGGRHGAVVRFLPPLVITAAEIDRVAEIFGRALAAATAAL is encoded by the coding sequence ATGTCAGTCGCCACCAGTCTTATCGAAGCGTCGTCGGCCCGGGTCGCCTCGGCGCCGGCGGAAACGTTGTTCGAATTCAACGAATCACCGTTGTTGGCGCGGCAGAGCCGGCAGGAGTCCAACGCGCGCAGTTATCCTCGGCGTATTCCCTTGGCGCTCAAGCGTGCCAAGGGCTTGTATGTCGAGGATGTTGAAGGACGTACATTCATCGACTGCCTGGCTGGAGCCGGCACGCTGGCGCTGGGGCATAACCACCCGGTGGTGATCGAGGCGATCCAGCAGGTGCTGGCCGATGAGTTGCCGCTGCACACCCTCGACCTGACTACGCCGGTCAAGGATCAATTCGTCCAGGACCTGTTCGGCCTGCTGCCGACAGAACTGGCGGCGCAAGCGAAGATCCAGTTCTGTGGCCCGACCGGCACCGACGCCGTGGAAGCAGCGCTGAAACTGGTGCGCACCGCAACCGGGCGCAGCACCGTGCTGTCATTTTCCGGCGGTTATCACGGCATGAGCCAAGGTGCGTTGAGCCTGATGGGCAGCCTGGGGCCGAAAAAACCATTGGGTGCGTTGCTCAGCAACGGCGTGCAGTTCATGCCTTTTCCCTACGATTACCGTTGCCCGTTCGGTCTCGGTGGCGCGGCGGGCGTCAACGCCAATCTGAGCTACCTGGAAAATCTGCTCAACGATCCTGAGGCAGGTGTGCAATTGCCGGCGGCGGTGATTGTCGAGGCGGTGCAGGGCGAGGGCGGCGTGATACCAGCGGATGTCGAGTGGTTGCGCGGCTTGCGCCGGATCACCGAAAAGGCCGGTGTGGCGTTGATCGTTGATGAGATCCAGAGCGGTTTCGCCCGTACCGGCAAGATGTTTGCCTTTGAACACGCGGGCATCGTTCCGGATGTGGTTGTACTGTCCAAAGCCATCGGCGGCAGCCTGCCGTTGGCGGTGGTGGTTTACCGCGACTGGCTCGACACCTGGCAACCCGGCGCCCATGCCGGCACGTTCCGTGGCAATCAGATGGCCATGGCCGCCGGTTCAGCGGTGATGCGCTATCTGGTGGAGCACAAGGTTTGCGAGCACGCCGCCGCCATGGGTGATCGACTCAGCGAGCATCTGCACATCCTGCAACGCGACTTCCCGCAGATGGGCGATATTCGTGGTCGCGGCCTGATGCTCGGCGTCGAACTGGTGGACCCGAACAGCGCGCCCGACGCGCTCGGTCATCCGCCAGCGTTTGCGCGTCTGGCGCCGCTGGTACAGCGTGAATGCCTCAAGCGTGGCCTGATTCTGGAACTGGGCGGCCGCCATGGCGCAGTGGTGCGCTTCCTGCCGCCGCTGGTGATCACTGCCGCGGAAATCGATCGGGTGGCCGAGATCTTCGGTCGCGCATTGGCCGCTGCCACCGCCGCGCTGTAA
- a CDS encoding response regulator: MHVLVCEDDELIASGIVAGLTAQGLTVEHVNTASKARAMLKVAEFDVMVLDLGLPDEDGLKLLQQLRQSGLEIPVLILTARDSVTDRVDGLQAGADDYLLKPFDLRELFARLQTLLRRVAGRSVNLIEHGALTYDPSSRETRLAGQPVDLSRREQSLLQALLHNRGRVLSTEQLKDSVYGFNDELESNALNVHIHHLRSKLGKGIVETVRGLGYRLGPADGGEQGK, translated from the coding sequence ATGCACGTACTGGTTTGCGAAGACGATGAGCTGATCGCCAGCGGCATCGTCGCCGGGCTCACGGCACAGGGCCTGACCGTCGAGCACGTCAACACCGCGTCGAAGGCGCGGGCGATGCTCAAGGTCGCCGAATTCGACGTGATGGTGCTCGATCTCGGCCTGCCCGACGAAGATGGCCTCAAGTTGCTGCAACAGTTACGGCAAAGCGGCCTGGAAATCCCCGTGTTGATCCTCACCGCGCGCGATTCGGTGACCGATCGTGTCGACGGTCTGCAGGCTGGCGCCGACGACTACCTGCTCAAGCCTTTCGACCTGCGCGAACTGTTCGCTCGCCTGCAAACCCTGTTGCGCCGAGTGGCCGGGCGCAGCGTCAATCTGATCGAGCATGGCGCGCTTACTTACGACCCGAGTAGCCGCGAAACCCGCCTCGCCGGGCAACCGGTGGACCTGTCGCGCCGCGAGCAGTCGCTGTTGCAGGCGCTACTGCACAATCGCGGCCGAGTGCTGTCCACCGAGCAACTGAAGGACAGCGTCTACGGCTTCAACGACGAACTGGAAAGCAACGCACTGAACGTGCATATCCATCACCTACGGAGCAAGCTTGGCAAAGGCATCGTCGAAACCGTGCGTGGTCTGGGCTATCGCCTCGGGCCTGCCGATGGCGGAGAGCAAGGCAAGTGA
- a CDS encoding metal ABC transporter substrate-binding protein: MPISSPRRPLLRLFLLGLCACLLSPLASAEQGKRLRIGITLHPYYSYVANIVGDKAEVVPLIPAGFNPHAYEPRAEDIKRISGLDVIVLNGVGHDDFADRMIAASETPNVKTIEANENVPLLAATGVAARGAGKVVNPHTFLSISASIAQVNNIARELGKIDPDNAKTYTQNARAYGKRLRQMRADALAKLTQAPNAELRVATVHAAYDYLLREFGLEVTAVVEPAHGIEPSPSQLKKTIDQLRELDVKVIFSEMDFPSSYVDTIQRESGVKLYPLSHISYGEYTADKYEKEMTGNLNTVVRAIQESGA, encoded by the coding sequence ATGCCCATTTCATCTCCTCGCCGTCCCTTGTTACGTCTGTTTCTGCTTGGCCTGTGCGCCTGCCTGCTGAGCCCGTTGGCCAGCGCCGAGCAAGGCAAACGCCTGCGTATCGGCATCACTCTGCATCCGTATTACAGCTACGTCGCCAACATCGTCGGCGACAAGGCCGAAGTGGTGCCGCTGATTCCTGCGGGCTTCAATCCGCACGCCTACGAACCGCGCGCCGAAGACATCAAGCGCATCAGCGGACTGGACGTGATCGTGCTCAACGGCGTCGGCCATGACGACTTCGCCGACCGGATGATCGCCGCCAGCGAAACACCCAACGTGAAAACCATCGAAGCCAACGAGAACGTGCCGCTGCTGGCGGCCACCGGTGTCGCTGCGCGCGGCGCCGGCAAAGTGGTCAATCCGCACACGTTCCTGTCGATCAGCGCTTCCATCGCCCAGGTCAACAACATCGCCCGCGAGCTGGGCAAGATCGATCCGGACAATGCCAAGACCTACACCCAGAACGCCCGCGCCTATGGCAAACGCCTGCGGCAGATGCGCGCCGACGCGTTGGCCAAACTGACCCAGGCACCGAACGCCGAACTGCGCGTGGCCACGGTGCACGCAGCTTACGACTATCTGTTGCGTGAATTCGGTCTGGAAGTGACAGCCGTGGTCGAGCCCGCCCACGGCATCGAGCCAAGCCCGAGCCAGCTGAAAAAAACCATCGATCAATTACGCGAACTCGACGTGAAAGTGATCTTCTCCGAGATGGATTTCCCTTCCAGCTACGTCGACACCATCCAGCGCGAATCCGGGGTGAAGCTGTACCCGCTGTCGCACATTTCCTACGGCGAATACACCGCCGACAAGTATGAAAAGGAAATGACCGGCAACCTCAACACCGTGGTTCGGGCGATTCAGGAGTCGGGGGCATGA
- a CDS encoding metal ABC transporter ATP-binding protein, protein MTSKETLIADHAEPPVGASLLAKAPDQPTSSLNDTPHSRAGSLPQGKNGPALEFAGISLTLGRTTILDKVSFQVQPGSVHALVGPNGGGKSSLIKTLLGQMPHQGQLSLHWPGEPGTIGYVPQALEFDRGLPMTVDDFMAAMCQRRPAFLGLSKHYAGAIGEALERVGMQDKRKRRMGALSGGERQRVLLAQGLIPAPQLLVLDEPMSALDEAGIQVFERLLTDWRAAGITVLWIEHDLEAVGRLADRVTGLNRRVLFDATPQQALTPERLLTLFSTHPRSAV, encoded by the coding sequence ATGACGTCGAAAGAAACCTTGATCGCCGATCACGCTGAACCCCCTGTGGGAGCGAGCCTGCTCGCGAAGGCGCCGGATCAGCCAACATCTTCGTTGAATGACACACCGCATTCGCGAGCAGGCTCACTCCCACAGGGAAAAAACGGGCCGGCGCTGGAGTTTGCGGGTATCAGCCTGACCTTGGGGCGTACGACGATTCTCGACAAGGTCAGCTTCCAGGTGCAGCCCGGCAGCGTGCATGCGCTGGTCGGCCCCAACGGCGGTGGCAAGAGTTCGCTGATCAAGACCCTGCTCGGGCAGATGCCGCATCAGGGCCAGCTCAGCCTGCACTGGCCCGGCGAGCCTGGCACCATTGGTTACGTCCCGCAGGCGCTGGAGTTCGATCGCGGCCTGCCGATGACCGTCGACGATTTCATGGCCGCCATGTGTCAACGCCGCCCGGCCTTTCTCGGCTTGAGCAAACACTATGCCGGCGCCATCGGCGAAGCGCTGGAACGGGTCGGCATGCAGGACAAGCGCAAGCGGCGCATGGGCGCGCTGTCCGGCGGCGAGCGGCAGCGGGTGCTGCTCGCGCAGGGCTTGATTCCGGCGCCGCAACTGCTGGTGCTCGACGAGCCGATGTCGGCCCTCGATGAGGCCGGGATCCAAGTGTTCGAACGTCTGCTGACTGACTGGCGCGCGGCGGGCATCACGGTGTTGTGGATCGAACATGACCTGGAAGCGGTAGGTCGGCTGGCCGATCGGGTTACCGGTCTCAACCGCCGCGTGCTGTTCGATGCCACACCGCAACAGGCGCTGACTCCGGAACGTCTGCTGACGCTGTTTTCCACCCATCCACGGAGCGCGGTCTGA
- a CDS encoding DUF6162 family protein encodes MSSPTTQVVRPAGAGHETLNVLLLCLLILAVAGSVVAWRGVSHEPEPVASNQYDARRDLSAAEQGIYADLRVTLDEIRLLREEQQALPTPKMLAEEGFAPFAQDASSVSRGGHAWQMLAERAYFGRSATPDVAGSFLMRVGTDANAVPDIWLNRGADPAPAEDLSDAALSAAGWKQIVAQFDAGVTREHRH; translated from the coding sequence ATGAGTAGCCCGACGACGCAAGTGGTACGCCCGGCCGGCGCCGGTCATGAAACCCTCAATGTGCTGCTGTTGTGCCTGCTGATCCTCGCGGTCGCCGGCTCGGTGGTGGCGTGGCGCGGGGTTTCCCATGAACCGGAGCCGGTCGCCAGCAACCAGTACGACGCCCGCCGCGATCTCAGCGCCGCCGAGCAAGGCATCTATGCCGACCTGCGGGTAACTCTCGACGAAATCCGCTTGCTGCGCGAAGAGCAACAAGCCCTGCCGACACCAAAAATGCTGGCCGAAGAAGGCTTTGCGCCGTTCGCGCAGGACGCCAGTTCGGTCAGCCGTGGTGGTCACGCATGGCAAATGCTCGCCGAGCGCGCCTATTTCGGCCGCAGCGCAACGCCTGATGTCGCCGGTTCATTTCTGATGCGTGTCGGCACTGACGCCAACGCGGTGCCGGACATCTGGCTCAACCGTGGCGCCGATCCCGCCCCTGCTGAGGATCTGTCTGACGCCGCGCTGTCCGCCGCTGGCTGGAAACAGATCGTCGCGCAATTCGATGCCGGGGTTACCCGCGAACATCGCCATTGA
- a CDS encoding ATP-binding protein, with product MSLRLRLSLTLGAAFALIWALAAAWMLSDLRNQMMFSLDQRLVASARMVAGLLEQLPTLPSKGEGTHFSAEQLNIPGGMACQVSSLRGEILARSHNNPEQALEAEKMGFHDQMIDGAPWRSFTLARGDVRITTADRQIEREALNMSILLAASVPVGVALLGCLCLLWLGIGQGLAPLNRLREALMRRNADSLEPLQLQAFPSELKPLLETQNQLFQRIGKTIERERRLTGDAAHELRSPLTAIKTHLQVARMTDGSARDQSLARAEEGADRLHRTLEQLLLLARVEGSLSFDDGSQCSAEQVARLAIQDATGGERLRIKLHVPDDLSAAPLQMPAVLAIAALRNLLDNALRHTPEDCAVEVHLENIGNRVRFVVRDHGPGIAPDDLQHLTQRFWRNGQSTGCGLGLAIVQAIVQRCDCALHFDSRPDGLRVELTMPLQTL from the coding sequence ATGAGTCTGCGCCTGCGGCTGAGTCTGACGCTCGGCGCCGCCTTCGCGCTGATCTGGGCGCTGGCGGCGGCGTGGATGCTCAGCGATCTGCGCAATCAGATGATGTTTTCTCTCGACCAGCGTCTGGTTGCCTCCGCGCGCATGGTCGCCGGCTTGCTCGAGCAATTGCCGACGCTGCCGAGCAAGGGCGAGGGCACTCACTTCAGTGCTGAACAGCTGAACATTCCCGGCGGCATGGCCTGTCAGGTCAGTTCATTGCGCGGCGAGATTCTCGCGCGAAGCCACAACAACCCCGAGCAAGCGCTGGAAGCCGAGAAAATGGGCTTCCACGATCAAATGATCGACGGCGCCCCGTGGCGCAGTTTCACCCTGGCCCGGGGCGATGTGCGCATCACTACGGCGGATCGGCAGATCGAGCGCGAAGCCTTGAACATGTCGATTCTGCTCGCGGCTTCGGTGCCGGTCGGCGTGGCCTTGCTGGGGTGCCTGTGTTTGTTGTGGCTGGGCATCGGTCAGGGTCTGGCTCCACTCAATCGTCTGCGCGAGGCGCTGATGCGGCGCAATGCCGATTCCCTTGAGCCATTGCAGTTGCAGGCGTTTCCCAGCGAATTGAAGCCGTTGCTGGAAACCCAGAATCAATTGTTCCAGCGCATCGGCAAGACCATCGAGCGTGAACGTCGCTTGACCGGTGACGCCGCGCATGAACTGCGCAGTCCGCTGACGGCGATCAAGACCCACCTGCAAGTCGCGCGCATGACCGATGGCAGTGCCCGCGATCAATCGCTGGCCCGCGCCGAGGAGGGCGCCGATCGCTTGCACCGCACCCTTGAACAGTTGCTGCTGCTGGCGCGGGTCGAAGGCAGCCTGTCGTTCGATGACGGCTCGCAATGCAGCGCCGAGCAAGTGGCCCGACTGGCGATCCAGGACGCCACCGGCGGTGAACGGCTGCGGATCAAACTGCACGTGCCGGACGACCTGTCCGCCGCACCGCTGCAAATGCCTGCCGTGCTGGCGATTGCTGCATTGCGCAACCTGCTCGACAACGCCCTGCGCCATACGCCTGAAGATTGTGCGGTCGAAGTCCATTTGGAAAACATCGGCAATCGCGTGCGTTTTGTCGTGCGTGACCATGGCCCGGGCATTGCGCCGGATGACTTGCAGCATCTGACCCAGCGCTTCTGGCGCAACGGGCAGAGCACCGGTTGCGGGCTGGGTCTGGCGATTGTCCAGGCGATTGTTCAGCGCTGTGACTGCGCCCTGCATTTCGACAGCCGCCCGGATGGCTTGCGGGTGGAACTGACCATGCCGTTGCAAACCCTCTGA
- a CDS encoding metal ABC transporter permease encodes MSYEAFRLMVQGWASSGYLPEALAYGFVVNALLAGLLIGPVLGGLGTLVVVKRFAFFSEAVGHAALTGVAIGILLGEPYTGPYGSLFGYCLLFGILLNYLRNRTGLAPDTLIGVFLSVSLALGASLLLILAGKINVHILENVLFGSVLTVNGNDLAVLAIVGSLVMALALPLYNRIMLASFNPQLAAVRGVAVKTLDYLFVILVTLITVAAVKVIGAILVGALLVIPAAAARLLSQSLKGFFWCSVLIATVSTLCGILAPIVFDLPIPSGAAIILVAGIAFALAAIARGVVPSLKGNLG; translated from the coding sequence ATGAGCTACGAAGCCTTTCGTTTGATGGTCCAGGGTTGGGCATCGTCAGGTTATCTGCCCGAGGCGCTGGCCTACGGTTTTGTGGTCAATGCGCTGCTCGCCGGCCTGCTGATCGGCCCGGTGCTGGGCGGGCTCGGCACGCTGGTGGTGGTCAAGCGCTTCGCGTTCTTTTCCGAAGCAGTCGGCCATGCCGCGTTGACCGGTGTCGCCATCGGCATCCTGCTCGGCGAACCCTACACCGGCCCGTACGGCAGTCTGTTCGGCTACTGCCTGCTGTTCGGCATCCTGCTCAACTACCTGCGCAACCGCACCGGGCTGGCACCGGATACGCTGATCGGCGTGTTTCTCTCGGTGTCACTGGCCCTGGGCGCGAGCCTGCTGCTGATTCTCGCCGGCAAGATCAACGTGCACATTCTGGAAAACGTGCTGTTCGGTTCGGTGTTGACCGTCAACGGCAATGATCTGGCGGTGCTGGCCATCGTCGGTTCGCTGGTCATGGCCCTCGCCCTGCCGCTGTACAACCGCATCATGCTCGCCAGTTTCAATCCGCAACTGGCGGCGGTGCGTGGCGTAGCGGTGAAGACCCTGGATTACCTGTTCGTGATCCTGGTGACCTTGATCACCGTCGCGGCAGTGAAGGTGATTGGCGCGATTCTGGTCGGTGCCTTGCTGGTGATTCCGGCGGCAGCGGCGCGCTTGCTCAGTCAGTCGCTGAAAGGGTTTTTCTGGTGCTCGGTGCTGATCGCTACCGTCAGCACCCTGTGCGGGATTCTTGCGCCAATCGTGTTCGACCTGCCGATCCCGTCCGGCGCTGCGATCATTCTGGTCGCCGGCATCGCTTTCGCCCTCGCCGCCATTGCGCGCGGCGTCGTCCCCAGCCTGAAAGGGAACCTTGGATAA
- a CDS encoding GNAT family N-acetyltransferase, whose product MEAPICIRPARLADAGIISRIIERSIRIGCALDHRNDPPRVGTWIAQQSADFISARLAHPHFHLCLALLADKPVGVGMAQASGEISLCYVQPESFRRGVGRALMQNLEGWLRIRGAQHVHLNSTRTAEPFYRHLGYQQAAPSGICDGLQTVPLHKPLSLSA is encoded by the coding sequence ATGGAAGCACCCATCTGCATTCGTCCGGCCCGATTGGCCGACGCTGGCATCATCAGCCGCATCATCGAGCGTTCCATCCGCATCGGTTGCGCGCTCGACCACCGCAACGATCCGCCACGGGTCGGCACCTGGATCGCTCAGCAATCCGCTGACTTCATCAGCGCCCGGCTCGCTCATCCCCACTTCCATTTATGCTTGGCTTTACTGGCGGACAAACCCGTCGGTGTCGGCATGGCCCAGGCCAGCGGCGAGATTTCCCTGTGTTACGTGCAACCGGAATCCTTCCGCCGCGGTGTCGGACGGGCGCTGATGCAGAATCTTGAAGGCTGGTTGCGCATTCGCGGTGCGCAGCATGTTCACCTCAACAGCACGCGCACCGCCGAGCCGTTCTATCGGCATCTGGGTTATCAACAAGCGGCGCCATCTGGCATCTGCGACGGCTTGCAAACCGTGCCGTTGCACAAACCTTTGTCCTTATCGGCCTGA
- the dsbD gene encoding protein-disulfide reductase DsbD → MRHFFLLFALLVSGLAQAGNNPFESKPDFLPVDKAFVLTSERLDSGETQLFWQIADGYYLYQKRLKFDGLAADQQPVLPEGESHSDEFFGEQPVYRQGLEVKIPAAASGQIKVSYQGCADAGLCYPPQTRVFDLGGKAAATPSAEAPDQALASSLQQRALGWSLLVFFGLGLLLAFTPCSLPMLPILAGMIVGSGATPRRGFALASSYVICMALVYAAMGVIAALLGANLQAWLQNPWLLGAFAAIFVVLALPMFGFFELQLPVALRDRLEHASRSRSGGSLIGAGVLGALSGLLVGPCMTAPLAGALLYIAQSGNALHGGLILFALGIGIGVPLLLLVTVGNRFLPKPGAWMNLLKGIFGFLFLATALLMLRPVLDPSLWLGLCGALLLIAAYSAWKQSAGFGRVAQVFGALSLLLGLWGSLLVIGAAGGSDDPYQPLQVYSAGPVASAAPTGHDAFTTIKEPAALQRELDAAKAQGQWVLLDYYADWCVSCKVMEKKVFGEAKVMQALSDVRLLRLDVTADNAASRELLSRYKVPGPPTFIWIGADGEERRSQRITGEVDADTFLQRWSATRDAN, encoded by the coding sequence ATGCGTCATTTTTTTCTTCTGTTTGCTCTACTGGTTTCCGGTCTGGCTCAGGCCGGAAACAATCCGTTCGAGTCCAAGCCGGACTTTTTACCCGTCGACAAAGCATTCGTACTCACCTCCGAGCGTCTGGACTCGGGCGAAACCCAGCTGTTCTGGCAGATCGCTGACGGCTACTACCTGTATCAGAAACGCCTGAAATTCGACGGACTGGCCGCCGACCAGCAGCCAGTGTTGCCTGAAGGCGAATCCCACAGCGATGAGTTCTTCGGCGAGCAGCCGGTCTACCGCCAAGGGCTGGAAGTGAAAATCCCGGCAGCGGCCAGCGGTCAGATCAAAGTCAGTTATCAGGGCTGCGCCGATGCCGGTCTGTGTTATCCACCGCAAACCCGGGTGTTTGACCTGGGTGGCAAAGCCGCAGCAACACCAAGCGCTGAAGCCCCGGATCAGGCTTTGGCCAGCAGTCTGCAACAACGGGCGCTGGGCTGGAGTCTGCTGGTGTTCTTCGGACTCGGCCTGCTGCTGGCGTTTACCCCGTGTTCGCTGCCGATGCTGCCAATTCTTGCCGGCATGATTGTCGGCAGTGGTGCCACGCCTCGACGCGGTTTTGCCTTGGCCAGCAGCTATGTGATCTGCATGGCGTTGGTCTATGCCGCAATGGGTGTCATTGCTGCACTGCTCGGTGCGAACCTGCAGGCATGGTTGCAGAATCCTTGGTTGCTCGGTGCGTTTGCCGCCATTTTCGTGGTACTGGCATTGCCGATGTTCGGCTTCTTCGAGCTGCAACTGCCGGTGGCCCTGCGTGATCGTCTTGAACATGCGTCGCGCAGCCGCAGCGGCGGCAGCCTGATCGGCGCCGGTGTGCTGGGCGCATTGTCCGGTCTCTTGGTCGGGCCGTGCATGACCGCGCCACTGGCCGGCGCGCTGCTGTACATCGCACAGAGCGGTAACGCGTTGCACGGCGGTCTGATTCTGTTTGCACTGGGCATCGGCATCGGTGTGCCGCTGTTGCTGCTGGTCACCGTGGGCAACCGCTTCCTGCCAAAACCCGGGGCGTGGATGAATCTGCTCAAGGGCATATTCGGCTTCCTCTTTCTTGCCACTGCATTGTTGATGCTGCGCCCGGTACTGGACCCTTCGTTGTGGTTGGGGCTGTGTGGCGCTCTGCTGTTGATCGCCGCTTACAGCGCCTGGAAACAATCCGCAGGCTTTGGCCGCGTCGCACAGGTGTTTGGCGCCCTGTCCTTGCTGCTCGGTTTGTGGGGCAGCTTGTTGGTGATCGGTGCGGCGGGCGGCAGTGATGATCCGTATCAGCCATTGCAGGTCTACAGCGCCGGCCCTGTCGCCAGCGCGGCGCCTACGGGTCACGATGCCTTCACCACGATCAAGGAACCTGCCGCCCTGCAACGCGAACTCGACGCGGCCAAGGCTCAGGGCCAGTGGGTGTTGCTCGATTACTACGCCGACTGGTGCGTGTCGTGCAAGGTCATGGAGAAGAAGGTGTTCGGTGAGGCCAAGGTCATGCAGGCCCTGAGCGATGTGCGCCTGCTGCGCCTGGATGTGACCGCCGACAACGCTGCGAGCCGTGAGCTGCTCAGTCGCTATAAAGTTCCGGGGCCGCCGACGTTCATCTGGATCGGCGCTGACGGCGAAGAACGCCGCAGCCAGCGCATCACCGGCGAGGTCGATGCCGACACCTTCCTGCAACGCTGGTCCGCCACCCGAGATGCCAACTGA